A DNA window from Nycticebus coucang isolate mNycCou1 chromosome 1, mNycCou1.pri, whole genome shotgun sequence contains the following coding sequences:
- the LOC128580799 gene encoding 60S ribosomal protein L37 has protein sequence MTKGTSSFGKRRNKTHTLCRRCGSKAYHLQKSTCGKCGYPAKRKRKYNWSAKAKRRNTTGTGRMRHLKIVYRRFRHGFREGTTPKPKRAAVAASSSS, from the coding sequence ATGACGAAGGGAACGTCATCGTTTGGAAAGCGTCGGAATAAGACGCATACGTTGTGCCGCCGCTGTGGCTCTAAGGCCTACCACCTACAAAAGTCCACCTGTGGCAAATGTGGCTATCCTGCTAAGCGCAAGAGAAAGTATAACTGGAGTGCCAAGgctaaaagaagaaataccacTGGGACTGGTCGGATGAGGCACCTAAAAATTGTGTACCGCAGATTCAGGCATGGATTCCGTGAAGGAACAACGCCTAAACCCAAGAGGGCAGCTGTTGCAGCATCCAGTTCATCTTAA